One window of the Methylocystis parvus OBBP genome contains the following:
- the recO gene encoding DNA repair protein RecO: MEWQDEGLVIGARKHGETSVILELMTRAHGRHLGVVRGGRSKALRPVLQPGNLVSVNWRARLEDHMGAFAVEPLAARAARYLDRGAALHGVATLAALLRLLPERDPHEELFEAADAIATALGDVGAAPMMARFELALLGALGFGLDLERCALTGTRDDLAFVSPKSGRAVNRAAAAPWRERLLPFPRLLQAEGESASTEQLADAFRLTGYFLTRDVFAPRGASMPASRDFYIRAIL; encoded by the coding sequence ATGGAGTGGCAGGACGAAGGCCTGGTCATCGGCGCCAGGAAGCACGGGGAGACCTCCGTGATTCTGGAGTTGATGACCCGCGCCCATGGCCGCCATCTCGGCGTGGTTCGCGGCGGACGATCCAAGGCGCTGCGCCCGGTCCTGCAGCCGGGCAATCTCGTTTCCGTGAATTGGCGCGCGCGGCTGGAGGACCATATGGGCGCCTTTGCGGTCGAGCCGCTCGCCGCGCGCGCCGCGCGCTATCTCGACCGCGGCGCGGCCTTGCATGGGGTGGCGACGCTCGCCGCGCTGCTTCGTCTCCTGCCCGAGCGCGATCCGCATGAGGAGCTGTTCGAAGCGGCCGACGCCATCGCCACGGCGCTTGGCGACGTGGGCGCGGCGCCGATGATGGCCCGATTCGAGCTCGCGCTTCTCGGCGCGCTCGGTTTCGGACTCGATCTGGAGCGATGCGCGCTGACGGGAACGCGAGACGATCTCGCTTTTGTTTCCCCGAAATCGGGCCGCGCGGTGAACAGGGCCGCCGCGGCGCCTTGGCGTGAGCGCCTCCTGCCGTTTCCGCGGCTGCTGCAGGCGGAGGGTGAAAGCGCGTCGACCGAACAGCTCGCCGACGCTTTCCGTCTGACGGGATATTTTCTGACGCGCGACGTGTTCGCCCCGCGCGGCGCTTCCATGCCGGCGTCGCGAGACTTCTATATCCGCGCGATTCTCTGA
- the amoB gene encoding bacterial ammonia monooxygenase, subunit AmoB: MKRPIFQKLAGACAVGFAAAVAMLTLSATPAAAHGERSQQAFLRMRTLNWYDVKWSKTSLNVNEEMELTGKVHVFSGWPQAVAKPQEAFLNVGEPGPVLIRKSASVGEVPVPRTFSMDVGYDYEYKIGLKARRPGRYHVHVQINVKDGGPIVGPGQWIEIKGDMKDFTNPVTLLDGSTIDLETYGINWTYAYHFIWMAAALVWILYWFLQKGIIVRGWQVAAGKRHEMITPNDKRFGAIWLAVAMLALLIFYANANREFPRTLPMQAGLLTGIPFLEDSRAETVSLHYSGGSYKVPGRELTMNVQITNKGHEPLRIGEFTTAGLRFLNPDVFTTRPEFPDYLMADRGLSVNDPTPIAPGETRSLVITVQDARFDVERLSDLAYDTDSQFGGLLFLFSPSGKREKVEVGGPVIPKFQLGATL; encoded by the coding sequence ATGAAACGGCCAATCTTCCAAAAGCTCGCGGGAGCGTGCGCTGTGGGCTTCGCCGCAGCCGTCGCGATGCTGACGCTCTCCGCTACGCCGGCCGCCGCGCATGGCGAACGCTCGCAGCAGGCCTTCCTTCGGATGCGCACGCTGAACTGGTATGACGTCAAATGGTCGAAGACGTCGCTGAACGTCAATGAAGAGATGGAGCTGACCGGAAAGGTCCACGTCTTCTCCGGCTGGCCGCAGGCCGTCGCGAAGCCGCAGGAAGCCTTCCTCAATGTCGGCGAGCCGGGTCCGGTCCTCATCCGCAAGAGCGCCTCGGTGGGCGAAGTGCCGGTGCCGCGCACCTTCTCGATGGATGTCGGCTATGACTATGAATACAAGATCGGCCTGAAGGCGCGCCGTCCGGGGCGGTATCACGTCCATGTCCAGATCAATGTGAAGGATGGCGGTCCGATCGTCGGTCCCGGCCAGTGGATCGAGATCAAGGGCGACATGAAGGACTTCACCAATCCGGTGACGCTCCTCGACGGCTCGACCATCGATCTCGAAACCTACGGGATCAACTGGACATACGCCTATCACTTCATCTGGATGGCGGCCGCTCTCGTCTGGATCCTCTACTGGTTCCTGCAGAAAGGCATCATCGTTCGCGGCTGGCAGGTCGCGGCGGGCAAACGGCATGAGATGATCACGCCCAACGACAAGCGTTTCGGGGCCATCTGGCTCGCGGTCGCCATGCTTGCGCTGCTGATCTTCTACGCCAACGCCAACCGTGAATTCCCGCGCACGCTGCCCATGCAGGCGGGTTTGCTGACCGGCATTCCGTTCCTCGAGGATTCGCGGGCCGAGACGGTGTCTCTCCATTATTCGGGCGGCTCCTATAAGGTGCCCGGCCGCGAATTGACGATGAACGTGCAGATCACGAACAAAGGTCATGAGCCGCTGCGCATCGGCGAGTTCACGACCGCCGGCCTGCGCTTCCTCAATCCGGACGTGTTCACGACGCGCCCTGAATTCCCCGACTATCTGATGGCGGATCGCGGCCTTTCGGTGAACGATCCGACGCCGATCGCGCCGGGCGAGACCAGGAGCCTCGTCATCACGGTGCAGGATGCGCGCTTCGACGTCGAGCGCCTGTCCGACCTCGCCTACGATACGGACAGCCAGTTCGGCGGCCTCCTCTTCCTGTTCAGCCCCTCGGGCAAGCGCGAGAAGGTGGAAGTCGGCGGTCCGGTGATCCCGAAATTCCAGCTTGGCGCGACGCTCTAA
- a CDS encoding DUF1737 domain-containing protein has product MSKKSKRLTVYRYLTGPDDAAFCHRVTEALSKGWSLYGGPTLAFDSAQGRVICGQAITKEVEGVEYSPEMKLSEQ; this is encoded by the coding sequence ATGTCCAAGAAATCCAAGCGGCTCACTGTTTATCGCTATCTCACCGGTCCGGACGACGCCGCCTTCTGCCATCGCGTGACCGAGGCGCTGAGCAAGGGCTGGTCGCTCTATGGCGGGCCGACGCTCGCCTTCGACTCCGCCCAGGGCCGCGTGATCTGCGGTCAGGCGATCACGAAGGAGGTCGAGGGCGTGGAATACAGCCCGGAAATGAAGCTCTCGGAGCAGTAA
- the parC gene encoding DNA topoisomerase IV subunit A, with translation MAQQKGGSGGKGGKDGGGESVVTPVDLREALEVRYLRYALSTITDRALPDARDGLKPVHRRILYGMHVLRLDPGAPFKKCAKIVGDVMGSYHPHGDQAIYDALVRLAQDFSSRYPLVDGQGNFGNIDGDSAAAYRYTEARMTAVARGLLEGIDEDAIDFKPNYSGEEKEPIVLPSALPNMLANGAQGIAVGMATSIPPHNLSELCDAALYLISHRSATSEQLLTFVQGPDFPTGGVIVDSRADIVEAYRTGRGSFRVRARWDTDPQGRGGWVAVVTEIPYGVQKSRLIEKLAELISEKKLPLVADVRDESAEDVRIVFEPRSRNIDPKLMMETLFKFSELETRFSMNMNVLVDGVTPRVVSLDEALRQWLDHRRSVLQRRSRHRLAAILRRIEQLEGMIIVFLNLDKVIRIIREEDDAKGELKKTFSLTDLQVDYILDTRLRALRKLEEMELRKELDNLTSERAEIESLLGDDGKQWKTIAGQVRDLKKLYGPQTEIGKRRTTFEDAPAAVDLDLAEAMIEREPVTVVVSKKGWIRALKGHVQDLSTLQFKGDDEMDTSFFAQTTTKILVLATNGKAFTLDASKLPGGRGHGEPIRLYADIDEGADIARVMPHTSGASLLLIGDDARGFVVAQDDLLSSTKKGRAVLTVEPPAKLKIVTEAEGDHVAIIGENRKLLVFPLEEAPRMARGKGVRMQRYKDGGVADAKVFAMADGLRWTDSAGRVFNVSKAELSEWIGHRAEAGRLPPRGFPKNNRFG, from the coding sequence ATGGCGCAGCAGAAGGGCGGTTCGGGAGGCAAAGGCGGCAAGGATGGCGGCGGCGAGAGCGTCGTGACGCCGGTCGATCTGCGCGAGGCTCTGGAAGTGCGTTATCTGCGTTACGCGCTCTCGACCATCACCGACCGCGCGCTGCCCGACGCGCGCGACGGCCTCAAGCCCGTGCATCGGCGCATTCTCTACGGCATGCATGTGCTGCGGCTCGATCCCGGCGCGCCCTTCAAGAAATGCGCGAAGATCGTCGGCGACGTGATGGGCTCCTACCATCCGCATGGCGATCAGGCGATCTATGACGCGCTGGTGCGCCTCGCGCAGGATTTCTCCTCGCGTTATCCGCTCGTCGACGGGCAGGGAAATTTCGGCAATATCGACGGCGATTCGGCCGCCGCCTATCGCTACACGGAAGCGCGCATGACGGCCGTCGCGCGCGGACTTCTCGAAGGCATCGACGAGGACGCGATCGACTTCAAGCCGAATTACTCCGGCGAGGAGAAGGAGCCGATCGTTCTACCTTCCGCGCTGCCCAATATGCTCGCCAATGGCGCGCAGGGCATCGCGGTAGGCATGGCGACCTCGATCCCGCCGCACAATCTTTCCGAGCTTTGCGACGCCGCGCTCTATCTCATCTCGCATCGCTCCGCGACGAGCGAGCAATTGCTCACCTTCGTGCAGGGGCCGGATTTCCCCACCGGCGGCGTTATCGTCGACAGCCGGGCCGACATCGTCGAGGCCTATCGGACCGGGCGCGGATCCTTCCGCGTTCGCGCGCGCTGGGACACTGATCCGCAGGGGCGCGGGGGCTGGGTGGCGGTCGTCACCGAGATTCCCTATGGCGTGCAGAAGTCGCGCCTGATCGAGAAGCTCGCGGAGCTGATCTCGGAAAAGAAGTTGCCGCTTGTCGCCGACGTGCGCGACGAGTCCGCAGAGGATGTGCGCATCGTCTTCGAGCCCCGTTCGCGCAACATCGACCCGAAGCTGATGATGGAGACTCTTTTCAAGTTCTCCGAGCTCGAAACGCGCTTCAGCATGAACATGAACGTGCTGGTCGACGGCGTGACGCCGCGCGTCGTCTCGCTCGACGAGGCGCTGCGTCAGTGGCTCGACCATCGCCGCAGCGTTCTGCAGCGCCGCTCGCGCCATCGTCTCGCGGCGATCCTGCGCCGCATCGAGCAATTGGAAGGCATGATCATCGTCTTCCTCAATCTCGACAAGGTGATCCGGATCATCCGCGAGGAAGACGACGCCAAGGGCGAGCTGAAGAAGACCTTCAGTCTCACCGATCTGCAGGTCGATTACATTCTCGATACGCGCCTGCGCGCCTTGCGCAAGCTGGAAGAGATGGAGCTGCGCAAGGAACTCGACAATCTCACCAGTGAGCGCGCCGAGATCGAGAGCCTGCTCGGCGACGACGGCAAGCAGTGGAAGACGATCGCGGGGCAGGTGCGCGATCTGAAAAAACTCTACGGACCCCAGACTGAGATCGGCAAGCGCCGCACGACTTTCGAGGATGCGCCGGCGGCGGTCGATCTCGACCTCGCGGAGGCGATGATCGAGCGCGAGCCGGTCACGGTCGTCGTGTCCAAAAAAGGCTGGATTCGCGCGCTCAAGGGCCATGTGCAGGATTTGTCGACCCTGCAATTCAAGGGCGACGACGAGATGGATACGAGCTTCTTCGCGCAGACGACGACGAAGATTCTCGTGCTCGCGACCAATGGCAAGGCCTTCACGCTCGACGCTTCGAAACTGCCGGGCGGGCGCGGTCATGGCGAGCCCATCCGCCTCTACGCCGACATTGACGAAGGCGCCGACATCGCCCGCGTCATGCCGCACACATCCGGCGCGTCTCTATTGCTGATCGGCGACGATGCGCGCGGCTTCGTCGTCGCGCAGGACGATCTCTTGTCGTCGACCAAGAAAGGCCGCGCCGTGCTGACGGTCGAGCCGCCCGCGAAATTGAAGATCGTGACGGAAGCCGAGGGCGATCATGTCGCGATTATCGGCGAGAACAGGAAGCTTCTCGTCTTCCCATTGGAGGAAGCGCCGCGCATGGCGCGCGGCAAGGGCGTGCGCATGCAGCGCTACAAGGATGGCGGCGTCGCGGATGCGAAAGTGTTTGCGATGGCCGACGGTTTGCGCTGGACGGATTCGGCGGGGCGCGTGTTCAACGTCTCGAAGGCGGAACTGTCCGAATGGATCGGCCACCGCGCGGAAGCGGGACGGCTGCCGCCGCGCGGCTTCCCGAAGAACAATCGGTTCGGGTGA